The genomic interval GATAGTCGTAACGCGGCAGCGAAGGAGTCTGCATTACACAGGGGTTGTTCATAATAGATAACTGCTCCAGTTCCTGGAGAGGCGCCAGGTATGCCACCTAAGTGAGGATGTAAGACAACAACCGTGAGCACGTATACGGCCGAGTAAGGAGGTGTTATTAATATTCAGCATTACTTCGTTGAGATCTGTTATCTCGTTGGAGGCCAAAGACAAGATCGACATATGAGCTGGGAGGTTGGCAGGCACGGTGCGGAGTGTTGTGATGCTGTTTCCGTGCAGGAGTAGTGTCTGCAAAAGTGGCGAATTATTCACAAACAAAAAGATGGGTCCTGTCATTCATCATGTTGATATTATGATCCTTATCTCACCTTTAGCGCCACAAGCTTACTGAGATCCCCAATACTAGATATGCTATTATCCGACAAATCCAGGTGTTGGAGTGAAACACAGTTGTTGAGTTGCTCAATgacctgtgtaaaaaaaaaaaaaatgcaatagaaTGCATATTTGATCCATGGGTTGACACcaccttttttttcaaaccttaatTGCATTTCCAGACAAGTTGAGCCATTTGAGGCTCGGCAGATCCCGCAGTCCCTCAATGTAGCCAATGCTGTTACTGGGAAGATTGAGGACTTGCAACTCTTTAAGCTGCGACACACCCATCATCCTGACCAGTCGGTTGCTGGCTACAGACAGCTAAATTCCAAGAAGAAAAATCATCACATTGCTGTGACTCTGTCCGCACAAGGGTAGGGATGAAGCGTTAAAGCACCTGCTGGAGGCCTGGGTTCCTTTCCAGGTGGTCCAGTTTCATGATTTGGTTCTGGTCCAGGATGAGAGTGTGAGTTTCCTCAGAGCAGACAAAACTGGAGTCGAGCTTCTGCATGCCTCTTGCAGAAAGATCCACCACAGGTCCTTTTGcatggcagaaaacaaacaatggCTAACTTAACACTtgacaatgtcaatcaatcaatcatccatccatccattttctaccgcttattcccttcggggtcgcggggggcaatcaatgtttatttatatagccctaaatcacaagtgtctcaaagggctgcacaagccacaacgacatccgcggtacagagcccacataagggcaaggaaaaactcacaaccccaatgggacgcagatgtgaatgactatgagaaaccttggagaggaccgcatatgtgggtaaacccccccccccctcctctaggggagaccggatgcaatggacgtcgagtgggtctgacataatattgtgaaagtccagtccatagtagatctaacataatagtgagagtccagtccatagtggggccagcaggagaccatctcgagcggttaccatgaattgattaacgtggaccccgacttaaacaagttgaaaaacttattcgggtgttaccatttagtggtcaattgtacggaatatgtactgaactgtgcaatctactaataaaagtttcaatcaatcaaagcagcgCAGATGTAAGGGGGAATTTACCACAAGTTTAAGGTTCCAATCTTCAAACTGGAGACTTCCTGAATTTCAATAAATGGTCAATGTTATGTTAAAGATCTACCTTATAACAAACGGGGTGGTATGCATTTTAAAcgtagacctgctcagtggcctagcggttagagtgttcgccctgagatcggtagttcaaaccctgagtcataccaaagactataaaaattggacccattacctccctgcttggcactcagcatcaagggttggaattgggggttgaatcaccaaaaattattcccgggcgcggcccccactgctgctcactgctcccctcacctcccagggggttaggggtcaaatgcagaggacaatctcaccacacctaacgtgtgtgcgacaatcattggtactttaactttttagttATCATATTAGCTTTGGGCTAAGAAAAAAAACCTAGCATAGCAGAGTTATGAACAACAATTATCTCGTTTAGGTCGTGTTGGTATTTGAAACCACTAGGAAGGTAAAACAAGCATGATCATATCAACGTATGTACCTAAATAAAGTTAGAAACGACCAAAATTTAGAAATTATATTTTTTGGGATAATATAACACCATATTCTGATACAAACTGTCGTTGTTTTCGTCCATGGTTTGTATCGCCTGACGCTAGCTAACGGTAGAACTCAAAGCACGTTAGCTAACCacggaatacaaaacatgttaatAGAGATTAGATTAAAACACAAGCTCACCATTTGTATCAAATTCTAAGTCTGATACCCCCATCGTGCCGCTACATAAACGACTGATGTTGAGATTGTATTAGTTACAGCCTTTCTTGAATCGGTCGCTAGCAAGAAGTCCAAACAGTGTAACCAGAGGGGGTTATGGGAAATGCAGTTCACCTCGTGCTTACGCATACAATTCGCACAGTATGTTGCGTTGTGAAGCACTACATTTCCGGTTGTCGTTTCCACCACCGATCATTTTCTTTACGCtaaaaacaacaattaatgtaTAATTGGGTGTAATATCttacacaaaaatatatttacacaatTAATAATGTTACAAagcggaaacaaaaaaaaataaaaacattttttttaaacttgtcacCTCTTAATTCAACTTCCGCTTCCGCCATCTTTCTTTCCGGTTGTGCGCCCTTCTCGTCGCCGACATGAAGTGAGTTTACGGTTTACAATCAACTTCCATCTGAACTTTTGAACATATTTCATTGCTCCAAATTGATCCTATATTGTGCAAATAATGTAGTTTCTCACAGCGATGCCCTACATTTATTGTTTCCAGGGTCGATTTGTGCAGTTTCAGCGGGTACAAAATATACCCCGGCCATGGCCGCCGATACGCCAGGATAGACGGGAAGGTAATTGTTAGCACTGTCCTCCATTTGGTACACTACTGTTTTTACCCCTGTTAGTATTTATGTGGTTTTGTATAAATGATATGCGTGTGTAATATTCCATTCATAGTATATTGGCTTTTATAAACTGAAGCAGGCCCAAGCGGCTTGTATGCTAGCGTCCATCCTTGCTAGCACACACGTAGCTTGCAGCTAGCTCAGATTTCAACGCtgtaaataaatattaacaaatatatttGGTGAATTTCTAAGGTGTTCCAGTTCTTGAATGCCAAGTGCGAGTCTGCGTTTTTGTCCAAGAGGAATCCTCGACAGGTCTGCTGGACTGTGCTGTACAGACGCAAGCACAAGAAGGGACAATCTGTAAGTAACAGCAcaattttgtatttaatttataatgGTTGTTTCTTTACGGTTACATTTAAGTGTGTACCCTAATCCCAGTTCTCTGATAGCAGTTGCTTTATCCAGACTGTTAGCCCTCCATGGTGTACACAATGTTACTGTACAACTTCACAGTAGATGTTGTCAGTGTTACAGTATAACTAATGTATATGATCAATACATTAGGCCTGGGCCATATGGCCTAAAGATAAAAACATTTtccccctactttttaaagaaatgaATGAGTACAAatgaaagagaaatttaaaacatgattgtattttatttaatcaaaaactagtaccgtatttttcggattataagttgttttttttcatagtttggccgtgggtgcgacatatactccggagcgatttatgcgTGAAATTTTTAACAAATTACCGTAAAATTTAACGGAAGAGAAGAagcaaaatgtcagcaatcgtcacacacccGTCAACCAATAAGagttcggcgggggagggtcatggcagaagtgcattgtgggtcatgggatgctaactgctatatgctactgccgtagctattaaaaatggttcatttctacattggcggtaacttctaaaaactgagaagggctgaacaaaaatggcacgaaaaggaaatcatatactgcagattacaagatgGACGTAGTGAAAAATGCAGCAGAAaatggcgatcgagcagcagaaagaaaggacgctagcggcgcataccaggagcgacaacgaggaagaagatttaatcggattgtttggtaaacgtatagcatgttctatatgttagttatttgaatgactcttaccataatatgttacgttaacataccaggcacgttctcagttggttgtttatgcgtcatataacgtacacttattcagcctgttgttcactattctttatttattttaaattgcctttcaaatgtctattcttggtgttgaattttatcaaataaatttcccccaaaaatgcgacttatactcgagtgcgacgtatatgtttttttccttctttattgtgcattttcggccggtgcgaggtatactccagagcgatttataatccgaaaaatacagtagtttgaaacgacactgcatcttactcttagaAAATGTATAATTTGAATAATCTCTTTTTAGACCAGATTTAAATTGTATATGTCATGGAATTGTTTTCAaagaactaaataaaatatttttctctGGGAGGCAATACTTCTGTCAGCAAAAATGTAGCGTTGCACATTGCATCCAAATaaatctccaacattgagattaatGAAGTGAAAACGTAACACTTCTCTTGAATAAAGTACTTCTGTTATCAAAATGtagcattgcatgcaaataaataatctccaacattgagaaTAATAGAGTAAAACCTTGAAActtttgtcttgaataaaatacttgtgTAAATAAAGTTGTAGTATTATACACTGTAttagggctgggccatatggacgaaaaagtatatctcggtatatttttacttaaactcgatattcgatatatatcttgatGTATTTTCCAGTGAaactatacatataaagatattcatttttgagcgagattcactgaaattgaagtgaatgacaactgtctTGTAAACAGTCAGTTGTACTTTTATTAACCcggttagtcaagatgggtattaacagcacagaaaataaacagaATTACACaacataaatggaaaaatattctttctacgtaaaataaataacaaggctgtgcaaataatacacaaaatgtatcaaagtcagataaaaaatacatttgtaggCAGGCACTCTTTAATttccagtcgacgatgtaatggattgtcacacatgtacggttctggtcagcgccaagtaaatgacttgacttaattgtgcggctatgatcttcctcacttaggcatacatttttggcagcgatTCTCGTGCGCAATATGCCATCTCgggaacagttttgatttgggcttgcatggtaaacaactcaaaataaTGTTTCATCCAggcgcattgtgggtttcctggacgtggtctacgTCGCTAAAAGACAAATCTacagaagagaatccctctgccatgttCCAcccgtttttttaatatataaatcgcccgcttgaatattccctcttctcttctaagACTCTCTCgacgtcatttgggatgtctgttgtgattttcccttcctggttcgatgaccatcttgcctctgattggcctgtccctactTTTTTGccttaatctcaaccaatcgtgactcaagcacgtcttggaaggaggaaggggggggggggctttagtAGCCCATGAGGGGGAGCGGTGTgctcattttaacgtgaaataaattagatTAATattataccccgccttccgcccgaatgcggcagagatatgctccagcaccccccgcgaccctaaaagtgacaagcggcagaaaatggatgggatggatggattacgATATTTTcgcaattcatatcttgtttaaaaatatatcgatatatctctgtcctacattgtatgcaaatattcaagtaaaacattgcgAGGACTAGTAATAGTTTCAGTAAGTGGATAAAGTCAATGGAGTCTTTTTCATTGACACATCTTGGCGGTGTGCactgtgcttctttctcatcatacatacCTGGTGGAATTGATTCCACCACAGTGAGCTGCCTTTTAGTTTGGTTTTGTTCTCTTTGTAAAAATTTGCATTTCTCACACTCGGCTGGAGACTTTGTTTtagatgctggaataagtttgtttTGCTGCACTGTTTTGTTAGGTGTGTGAATCTGCTAAATAAGTAAGGGGCACGGTGGAAGCTACAGAAGCTCCCGGGTCCAAAAAGTATGCTccagcaaaaagaaaaaaaacaattttttttggataaattgATAAAATTGCTACATCGCCCAGGCCTTGATTAACTTAACAGGAAATTAGAGTATTTTGTAATTGAAACACTACATGGTGTGCTCATCCATAGTAGTTAAAAACATGTTCTTAAAGATCACTATTTGAATACATTAGCCATCATTTTGGCTGCAGGTGGACGGTGTGCGTGGTGTCTGTCCATGTTATGTGTTATTGCCGGGCTGTGTTTTGCAGGCTGTGCAACAACGCTCACGCCACACCAGCAGCCATAGAACACAAGGAGATCATAGTACTGGTCAATGATGGTCATTCGTGACTAATTACCATCGATCAGCCTCCAAATTCTCCAACACGCCTTATGGCTAAACATTCAAACTAATTTGTATTCTGAGTTTTGTAAAATTGTCTGACTATTTGACTTGGGAGGGTCCACTGTCCACACACACCTTACACCTGGTATTTTCTCTAGTTGAGTTAAATAATTGCTCTGCTCCCTAACAGGAAGAGGTGTCCAAGAAGCGTACGCGTCGCGCTGTCAAATTCCAGAGGGCCATCACTGGTGCCTCCCTGGCTGAGATCATGGCCAAGAGGAACCAGAAACCTGAGGTCCGCAAAGCCCAGAGAGAGCAGGCCATCAGGTAAGAAGTTAGAACTGTTGTAGGTGGGCCTTTTATAAGTAGAATGGAAATTCAgatattaattcattgtcatGGTGATTTATTTTAGACCTGtaacaaatttttacttttttagggCTGCTAAGGAGGCCAAGAAGGCAAAGCAGGCAGCCAAAAAGCCAGCTGCTCCCAGCAAGGTGAATGCGGTTTGTTTACCTTTAACTATGCATAATATTAATAAGcttactgtactgtttacatCTGACTAGTAGTGGCATCTAGTGGACAACTGAAGATTAAAATCTGTCGTAGGCTGCAAAGCCCTCAGCACTGTCTTGACATGCTGTATCTTGATATTGTtcaatattagggatgtaacggtattataAATACTGTGGTAtttcggtttcaaagtcttcGTAATAATACCGTGACggtatcaaacgaaaacttggtgCGTAGTTTTTGCCGGGTGTTTTAGCGTTGCCCGGGTTTGTATATAAACTACATCTCAGAGATTCTTCTGCGCAACGCGGGAACGGCAAGGTGCGGGCCGTGGAACGCTGTAAGCAGGAAAAGAAGTGTGTTCGTACTCGTCTTAGATTAAAGAAATCAGGGTTTTTGGACATTCAATAAGGCCATAACTGTCAATGATGTTGCttacaaacaaaccctggcgagAACGTAACCTCTTTggcagaggtaagaaagtctgcattCTGCAAAGCGAAGTCCACCACTTTAGTTTAGTGTTTCAAAGGAGACACCTAGCTAGTTGGTCTTGTCTCGCCGCATGGCAGGAAATCACCCCGAAAAAAATTCACAGTGGAAAATACAAGTGAACTCAAAAGCTACTTAGTTAATGCatcctcaatccatccatttttataccgcttgtctcaCTCAATGTCGCAGAGGGGcttgagcctattccagctgcactctGGCGTTGGCAgctctggacaaatcgccacctcataaaCTGTCACAgctaaacatcagtttgtgaggtatttacattattaaaactgATATTGTTAGTTTACTTTCTGAGAAACATTTTCTAGACTGATATAAAAATGAACACCGCAGAGGACACTGATTCCCAtaatgtaaaagttgaaagatgctaaactgtacattgttttacacttgttacactggatgtttaccgGTACAT from Entelurus aequoreus isolate RoL-2023_Sb linkage group LG14, RoL_Eaeq_v1.1, whole genome shotgun sequence carries:
- the rpl24 gene encoding large ribosomal subunit protein eL24 → MKVDLCSFSGYKIYPGHGRRYARIDGKVFQFLNAKCESAFLSKRNPRQVCWTVLYRRKHKKGQSEEVSKKRTRRAVKFQRAITGASLAEIMAKRNQKPEVRKAQREQAIRAAKEAKKAKQAAKKPAAPSKAASKTAQKPKIAKPMKVNAPRVGGKR